In a genomic window of Streptomyces sp. NBC_01231:
- a CDS encoding helix-turn-helix transcriptional regulator — protein MDNRDEVREFLTSRRAKITPEQMGLSAGSRRRVPGLRRSEVAALADVSVDYYGKLERGNLAGVSPAVLEAVARALQLDDVERTHLLHLAQAQEGSDRLARPRPRADKQWVPPKTLQWALNAVTAGPAFVTNGRLDLLATNQLARAFFSEIHDGGTQPPNMARFQFLDPAARRFYPDWDLIADMTVDVLRTEAGRNPHDKDLHDLVGELSTRSDAFRTRWGSHNVRRHGSGTKRFNHPLVGDLTLAWHGSGVDDDPGLTLLIYTAEPGSPSEEALRLLASWTASQDSARPYNASKDAGR, from the coding sequence GTGGACAACCGTGACGAAGTCCGCGAGTTCCTGACCTCGCGGCGAGCCAAGATCACCCCGGAGCAGATGGGGCTGTCAGCCGGCTCCCGGCGCCGTGTGCCCGGGCTGCGCCGCAGCGAGGTCGCGGCACTGGCCGACGTCAGCGTCGACTACTACGGCAAGCTGGAGCGCGGCAACCTCGCCGGCGTCTCACCCGCCGTGCTCGAAGCGGTCGCCCGTGCGCTCCAGCTCGACGACGTCGAACGGACCCACCTGCTCCATCTCGCCCAGGCACAAGAAGGCTCCGACCGGCTCGCCCGGCCACGGCCGCGCGCCGACAAACAGTGGGTGCCGCCCAAGACCCTGCAATGGGCCCTGAACGCTGTCACCGCCGGGCCCGCGTTCGTCACCAACGGCCGCCTGGACCTGCTCGCCACCAACCAGCTGGCCCGCGCTTTTTTCAGCGAGATCCACGACGGCGGCACGCAGCCGCCGAACATGGCCCGTTTCCAGTTCCTGGACCCCGCGGCCCGCCGCTTCTACCCGGACTGGGACCTCATCGCCGACATGACCGTGGACGTGCTGCGCACCGAGGCCGGCCGCAACCCGCACGACAAGGACCTCCACGACCTGGTGGGCGAGCTCTCCACCCGCAGCGACGCCTTCCGCACCCGCTGGGGCTCCCACAACGTGCGCCGTCACGGCAGCGGCACCAAACGCTTCAACCACCCGCTCGTCGGCGACCTCACCCTGGCCTGGCACGGCTCCGGCGTGGACGACGACCCCGGACTCACCCTCCTCATCTACACCGCCGAACCCGGCTCCCCCTCCGAAGAAGCCCTGCGCCTGCTGGCCTCGTGGACGGCCTCGCAGGACAGCGCCCGCCCTTACAACGCCTCCAAGGACGCGGGCCGGTAG
- a CDS encoding NADP-dependent oxidoreductase, whose translation MRAVVYRSLGGPDVVEVAEVDKPVPGLSEIRIKVQASSLNPTDLMAWSSGFFPAPPEGVTYGLGWDVAGVVDAVGPGSHWTPGQPVIALSYGVPLGLNRGQAEYVVVPSHSIAAAPAGVDPAHAATIPLNGLTAAQSVELLGIEAGQTVLITGAEGAVGGYAVQLAKRQGAVVIASDLSPDGEFATKVAGADVYVPASQAPAEAVRKVRPEGVDAVLDTAVLGQALMGAVADGGRFVTTRLDALPQTERGIRVLLTQVGPDGARLSMLSDLATTGDLALRVATTYPLQDASKAYAHMAKGGLQGRIVLTME comes from the coding sequence ATGCGCGCAGTCGTTTACCGTTCGCTCGGAGGGCCGGATGTTGTCGAGGTCGCCGAGGTTGACAAGCCGGTTCCGGGCCTGAGCGAGATTCGCATCAAGGTTCAGGCGTCCTCACTCAACCCGACCGATCTGATGGCCTGGAGCTCGGGCTTCTTCCCGGCTCCGCCGGAGGGGGTCACCTACGGCCTCGGCTGGGATGTCGCCGGCGTTGTCGACGCCGTCGGCCCGGGTAGCCACTGGACGCCCGGACAGCCTGTCATCGCGCTGAGCTACGGCGTGCCCCTGGGGCTGAACCGGGGGCAGGCCGAGTACGTCGTGGTGCCTTCGCATTCGATCGCCGCGGCGCCCGCGGGTGTCGACCCCGCCCACGCCGCCACCATCCCTCTCAACGGTCTGACTGCGGCCCAGTCCGTCGAACTGCTCGGCATCGAAGCGGGCCAGACCGTGCTCATCACCGGGGCGGAGGGGGCGGTCGGCGGCTACGCGGTGCAGCTGGCGAAGCGCCAGGGAGCCGTGGTCATCGCGAGCGACCTGTCGCCCGATGGCGAGTTCGCGACGAAGGTGGCGGGGGCCGATGTGTACGTGCCGGCGTCGCAGGCGCCGGCCGAGGCCGTCCGCAAGGTGCGTCCCGAAGGGGTCGACGCCGTTCTGGACACGGCCGTGCTGGGGCAGGCCCTCATGGGCGCCGTGGCGGACGGCGGCAGGTTCGTGACCACGCGGCTCGACGCCCTGCCGCAGACCGAGCGGGGCATCCGGGTCCTGCTGACCCAGGTCGGCCCGGACGGAGCGAGGCTCTCGATGCTGTCCGACCTGGCTACGACGGGAGACCTGGCGTTGCGCGTAGCCACGACCTATCCGTTGCAGGACGCCTCCAAGGCCTACGCGCACATGGCCAAGGGCGGGCTCCAGGGACGCATCGTCCTCACCATGGAGTGA
- a CDS encoding AraC family transcriptional regulator: MVHRRQARQKSGQRETGLPKVVFQPPAGSAGGLEVMTLADFRDRTRDWPWHIATPHRQDFHALLLVTSGTLRHRVDFTGYVLSPGSWLWIRPGQVHQWQNPDQAEAILILLQEDFIAPETAELAGLGTTTAPMPLYSPDPSEAPALTSAAEQLAAEFSRSDRHPLPVHTALLHRLLDVVLLRLANQQQHGQAAESAPEPFLRFRDAVERGFPRTHRIDDYARELGYSTRTLTRAVQSAAGLSAKDYLDQRLALEAKRLLAHGTEPAATIAAHLGFTSATHFGKFFQRHTGRTPLAFRASQRAVPQWAP, encoded by the coding sequence ATGGTCCACAGGCGACAAGCGCGGCAGAAGTCCGGTCAGCGGGAGACGGGGCTTCCGAAGGTGGTCTTCCAGCCTCCGGCCGGATCCGCCGGCGGCCTGGAGGTGATGACCCTGGCCGACTTCCGCGACCGCACCCGTGACTGGCCCTGGCACATCGCCACCCCGCACAGGCAGGACTTCCACGCCCTGCTGCTGGTCACCTCCGGCACCCTGCGCCACCGCGTCGACTTCACCGGATACGTACTATCGCCCGGCTCCTGGCTGTGGATCCGGCCCGGCCAGGTGCACCAGTGGCAGAATCCCGACCAGGCCGAGGCCATCCTGATCCTGCTGCAGGAGGACTTCATCGCCCCCGAGACCGCGGAACTGGCCGGCCTCGGCACCACCACTGCCCCGATGCCCTTGTACAGCCCCGACCCTTCTGAAGCCCCCGCACTGACCTCTGCGGCCGAGCAACTGGCCGCGGAGTTCTCCCGGTCGGACCGCCATCCGCTCCCGGTCCACACCGCCCTGCTGCACCGTCTGCTCGACGTGGTCCTCCTGCGCCTCGCCAACCAGCAGCAGCACGGCCAGGCCGCGGAATCCGCCCCCGAGCCCTTCCTGCGGTTCCGCGACGCCGTCGAACGAGGCTTCCCCCGCACCCATCGCATCGACGACTACGCCCGCGAGCTCGGCTACTCCACCCGCACCCTCACCCGCGCCGTCCAGAGCGCAGCGGGCCTCAGCGCAAAGGACTACCTCGACCAGCGCCTCGCCCTGGAGGCCAAGCGCCTCCTCGCCCACGGCACCGAACCCGCCGCCACCATCGCAGCCCACCTCGGCTTCACCAGCGCCACCCACTTCGGCAAGTTCTTCCAACGCCACACCGGTCGTACCCCCCTGGCCTTCCGCGCCTCCCAACGTGCGGTGCCTCAGTGGGCGCCTTGA
- a CDS encoding MBL fold metallo-hydrolase, giving the protein MHGTFTVIDKGQVRIHSYTAPEDGLDVNTQLIETPSRIIAVDAQFVLAYADEVVAYAKQLGKPLDRLVISHAHPDHYQGAARFGVPVHALPETIAEIVATGDKTDLPTGVPIPLADMTPTVEITPGTEVIDGIPFVFEKVTGGEIHTTLVIKLPEQGVLVAQDVVYNRTHLWFLDKDFDGWQANIDRFAAETEYDTILPGHGEPTTPAIWAELTDYVNAGRELLGDDGDAYKKAITARYPAYQGAALIDVANAYMFGPKS; this is encoded by the coding sequence ATGCACGGCACCTTCACCGTCATCGACAAGGGCCAGGTCCGCATCCACAGTTACACCGCGCCCGAGGACGGTCTGGACGTCAATACCCAGCTGATCGAGACGCCGTCGCGGATCATCGCCGTCGACGCGCAGTTCGTCCTGGCGTACGCCGACGAGGTCGTCGCCTACGCCAAGCAGCTCGGCAAGCCGCTCGACCGCCTGGTCATCAGCCATGCTCACCCGGATCACTACCAGGGTGCGGCCCGCTTCGGCGTCCCCGTGCACGCCCTGCCGGAGACCATCGCGGAGATCGTCGCCACAGGCGACAAGACCGATCTGCCCACCGGCGTCCCGATCCCGCTCGCCGACATGACCCCGACCGTGGAGATCACCCCCGGCACCGAGGTCATCGACGGCATCCCGTTCGTGTTCGAGAAGGTCACCGGCGGCGAGATCCACACCACCCTCGTGATCAAGCTGCCCGAGCAAGGCGTCCTGGTCGCCCAGGACGTCGTCTACAACCGCACCCACCTGTGGTTCCTGGACAAGGACTTCGACGGCTGGCAGGCCAACATCGACCGCTTCGCCGCCGAGACCGAGTACGACACCATCCTGCCCGGCCACGGCGAGCCGACCACCCCTGCCATCTGGGCCGAGCTGACCGACTACGTCAACGCCGGCCGTGAACTCCTCGGTGACGACGGCGACGCCTACAAGAAGGCCATCACCGCCCGCTATCCCGCCTACCAGGGCGCAGCCCTCATCGACGTCGCCAACGCCTACATGTTCGGCCCCAAGAGCTGA
- a CDS encoding VOC family protein gives MSFNHICIIVSDLDRSLLFYQDLLGFKNVLVETTEPGNLFDSSTLDDILGVKDAATRIVVVADKDGATLELQQAANPRSTKAPDEYLRYGKTGITELGIDVPDIDDLFQRVKAAGIEVQTDYIWSPYPGTRSFLFYDPDGALIQAMEVTEERFPR, from the coding sequence GTGAGCTTCAATCACATCTGCATCATCGTGAGCGATCTGGACCGATCGCTGCTCTTCTACCAGGACCTCCTGGGATTCAAGAACGTGTTGGTGGAGACTACCGAGCCCGGAAACTTGTTCGACTCCTCGACCCTCGACGACATTCTGGGCGTGAAGGACGCGGCGACCCGGATCGTGGTCGTCGCCGACAAGGATGGCGCGACGCTGGAACTGCAGCAGGCCGCCAATCCGCGCTCCACCAAGGCTCCGGACGAGTACCTGCGCTACGGCAAGACAGGCATCACGGAGCTGGGGATCGATGTGCCCGACATCGATGACCTCTTCCAGCGTGTCAAGGCCGCCGGCATCGAGGTTCAGACCGACTACATCTGGTCCCCCTACCCCGGAACCCGTTCGTTCCTGTTCTACGACCCCGACGGCGCGCTCATCCAGGCCATGGAGGTCACGGAGGAGCGATTCCCGCGGTAA
- a CDS encoding MerR family transcriptional regulator, whose translation MRIGEVAEQAGVSVRSLRYYEEQGLLGSTRSSGKQRQYPDGAVERVKMIQKLYAAGLTSRLVREVLPRCMNEGPVTYEFVESIIAERARIDRQINDLTQVRARLDEIVIAATDPDHPDHCHPVPSDVPSTA comes from the coding sequence ATGCGGATCGGAGAGGTGGCCGAACAAGCGGGGGTAAGCGTTCGGTCGCTGCGCTACTACGAAGAGCAGGGGCTGCTCGGCTCCACGCGCAGCAGCGGTAAGCAGCGGCAATATCCGGACGGTGCGGTCGAGCGGGTCAAGATGATCCAGAAGCTGTACGCCGCCGGCCTGACGAGCAGGCTCGTTCGCGAGGTCCTGCCACGGTGCATGAACGAGGGCCCTGTGACCTACGAGTTCGTCGAGAGCATCATCGCCGAACGGGCCCGCATCGACCGTCAGATCAACGACCTGACGCAAGTACGCGCCCGCCTCGACGAGATCGTCATCGCGGCGACCGACCCCGACCACCCCGACCACTGCCACCCTGTACCCTCCGATGTCCCCAGTACCGCCTGA
- a CDS encoding TerC family protein, with protein MEVSTTLWVLTIVGFAALIAVDFFIGRKPHDVSIKEAGIWTAVWIALAGLFGLGLLIFGGGQAGGEFFAGFITEKSLSVDNLFVFVLIMARFAVPSQYQQRVLLVGVLIALVLRAIFIAAGAAILASFAWVFYLFGAFLIWTAWKLIQEARVGDKDEEYEENKLLKAAERRFGVADRYHGTRLWIQENGKRVMTPMLVVMLAIGTTDVLFALDSIPAIFGLTQDPYIVFTANAFALMGLRQLYFLIGGLLKKLVHLSYGLSIILGFIGVKLVLHALHESGVHVPEISIPVSLGVICSVLIITTITSLRASKKQAVAEAAQEKSEGAPKDSIDV; from the coding sequence GTGGAAGTTTCGACGACCCTATGGGTCCTGACCATCGTGGGCTTTGCCGCCCTGATCGCGGTTGATTTCTTCATCGGCCGCAAGCCGCATGACGTCTCGATCAAGGAAGCCGGAATCTGGACGGCCGTATGGATCGCCCTGGCCGGCCTCTTCGGGCTCGGCCTGCTCATCTTCGGCGGTGGCCAGGCCGGCGGAGAGTTCTTCGCGGGCTTCATCACCGAGAAGTCCCTGAGTGTCGACAACCTCTTCGTCTTCGTCCTGATCATGGCGCGGTTCGCGGTGCCGTCCCAGTACCAGCAGCGCGTGCTGCTGGTCGGTGTCCTCATAGCCCTGGTGCTGCGGGCCATCTTCATCGCCGCGGGTGCCGCCATCCTCGCCAGCTTCGCGTGGGTGTTCTACCTCTTCGGTGCCTTCCTGATCTGGACCGCCTGGAAGCTCATCCAGGAGGCCAGGGTCGGCGACAAGGACGAGGAGTACGAGGAGAACAAGCTGCTCAAGGCAGCCGAGCGCAGGTTCGGTGTCGCCGACCGCTACCACGGCACCAGGCTGTGGATCCAGGAAAACGGCAAGCGGGTCATGACCCCCATGCTGGTCGTGATGCTGGCCATCGGTACCACCGACGTGCTCTTCGCGCTCGACTCCATCCCGGCGATCTTCGGCCTGACCCAAGACCCGTACATCGTATTCACCGCCAACGCCTTCGCCCTGATGGGCCTGCGCCAGCTGTACTTCCTCATCGGCGGCCTGCTGAAGAAGCTGGTGCACCTCAGCTACGGCCTGTCGATCATCCTCGGCTTCATCGGTGTGAAGCTGGTGCTGCACGCGCTGCACGAGTCCGGCGTCCACGTCCCCGAGATCAGCATCCCGGTCTCGCTCGGCGTGATCTGCTCGGTCCTGATCATCACCACGATCACCAGCCTGAGGGCCTCCAAGAAGCAGGCGGTGGCCGAGGCGGCGCAGGAGAAGAGCGAAGGTGCTCCGAAGGACAGCATCGACGTCTGA
- a CDS encoding transposase family protein, translating to MEDRACRRVTLIPTGADQPREQSDVAPEEVPGLPAPLTDVVDPRDPREVRHHLAAVLALTACAIPAETTSQYTFWSRTTGQGEPDTPPPSPRRWLGTRAELTVTWPALQATRYLDAVAYADGSSPLGCTASTVTP from the coding sequence ATGGAAGACCGTGCCTGCCGACGCGTCACGCTGATCCCGACCGGCGCTGACCAGCCCCGCGAACAATCCGATGTCGCTCCCGAAGAAGTCCCGGGCCTGCCGGCGCCGCTGACCGACGTGGTGGACCCGCGGGATCCACGCGAGGTGCGCCACCACCTGGCCGCGGTGCTCGCACTCACCGCATGTGCCATACCGGCCGAGACGACCTCGCAGTACACGTTCTGGAGCCGGACGACCGGCCAGGGTGAACCCGACACCCCGCCGCCGTCACCCCGACGGTGGCTGGGGACGAGGGCCGAACTCACAGTGACCTGGCCTGCTTTGCAGGCCACGCGGTACCTCGACGCCGTCGCATACGCCGACGGTTCGAGCCCCCTCGGGTGCACGGCTTCGACAGTCACGCCGTAG
- a CDS encoding S8 family serine peptidase, translating into MTRTPRRRRVAVTTLASLLAGALTLTAATSPTFASNTTGNDASYGDGIYIVKLRGQSVAGYRGDLPGLKRTEPAAGKRLDAASASVEKYVAYLDDRRERVLDAVPGVETLYDYSYTFNGFAAELTGRQAAKLASTPGVVSVTRNTVTQPASTGPGHGPGAGADGRAETHIRTVIDGRGRAEGTDPTPAAARTPHAPGSKTPLTTRPAQFPDIPRLLGLSGPKGLWAKAGGPEHAGEGVIVGVVDTGFDPSNPMFAALPQPRPDAEAIARKWHGDCDPGEDPARKVTCNNKVIGAQWFGAGVPADSEDTPSPLDTSSHGTHDGSTAAGTYGVAASVPGSNAEGRLSGVAPAARLAFYKACWPGFGCPIADLTAAIDRAVADGVDVINYSVTGTLTEQPHLEALFNAAKAGVFIAAAANNGGPDSVHHTGPWVTTVAAATHDTQYTTSLVLGDGRRYTRVGLNPGAGTAPLVEAAAVRKDGSDAGRAALCATGTLDPAQAKGKIIVCDRGGAGTWEDSKSDEVLAVGGKGLVFTDTPAYDEFLPPYVFSVPTIQVGIDDAKAIHAYASQAGATARFTPSKSSHKATREITSFSSSGPDHFSDGDLLKPDIASFGQLIPAGVVPGSASYYPGQFSFIDGTSLSSPHIAGLAALLRQLHPDWSPMEIKSALMTTATPTDENGDPIGRNLADSASPLDYGAGLPRVTRATDPGLVYDSTSADWTAYVCAIGQKPATEDGTDACATATKTDPSDLNYPSIAVGDLLGRQTVTRTVTNVTAQTATYKATLQTPPGFRAEVTPKRLTLAPGASASYKVTFERTSAAHDIWSFGSLTLSDAHSHHEVTSPIALRSVAFSAPREATVTGTGSATLRTGVDWNGELTAKASLYTGEKTTGTLTGTDQADFTMSQRTNDAVVKHRVHVPAGVPFTRFAITSADHVPGSNLDLYAFDTDGNHVGDWAGPGSDEHVDLPPGDYDVYVLQYELPAGTTSQQYTLWSWKVGQSTPAVTPTITPAQQHVSAGDRPQVTVSWPDATRGQRYVGAVEYSDGTTTLGHTALTVTP; encoded by the coding sequence GTGACACGCACACCCAGACGCCGGAGAGTGGCCGTCACCACTCTGGCGTCCCTCCTCGCCGGAGCCCTGACCCTCACGGCGGCCACCTCCCCCACCTTCGCCTCCAACACCACGGGCAACGACGCCAGTTACGGCGACGGCATATACATCGTGAAGCTCCGCGGCCAGTCCGTCGCCGGATACAGGGGCGACCTGCCGGGGCTGAAGCGGACGGAACCCGCGGCGGGCAAGCGGCTCGACGCCGCCTCCGCCTCCGTCGAGAAGTACGTGGCGTACCTGGACGACCGCCGGGAGCGGGTCCTCGACGCCGTGCCGGGCGTCGAGACGCTCTACGACTACTCCTACACGTTCAACGGGTTCGCCGCCGAACTGACCGGTCGGCAGGCCGCGAAGCTGGCCTCGACGCCCGGTGTCGTCTCGGTGACCCGGAACACGGTCACCCAGCCGGCGTCGACGGGCCCGGGCCATGGGCCAGGGGCGGGAGCGGACGGCCGGGCGGAAACCCACATCCGGACCGTGATCGACGGCCGGGGCCGGGCCGAGGGCACGGACCCCACTCCCGCAGCCGCCCGGACACCGCACGCCCCGGGCTCCAAGACGCCCCTGACGACCCGCCCGGCCCAGTTCCCCGACATCCCCCGTCTCCTGGGCCTCTCCGGCCCCAAAGGGCTGTGGGCGAAGGCGGGCGGCCCCGAGCACGCCGGAGAAGGCGTGATCGTCGGGGTCGTGGACACCGGCTTCGACCCCTCGAACCCGATGTTCGCCGCGCTGCCGCAGCCGCGTCCCGACGCCGAGGCCATCGCCAGGAAGTGGCACGGCGACTGCGACCCGGGCGAGGATCCGGCGCGCAAGGTGACCTGCAACAACAAGGTGATCGGCGCGCAGTGGTTTGGTGCGGGCGTCCCCGCGGACAGTGAGGACACCCCCTCGCCGTTGGACACCAGCAGCCACGGCACGCACGACGGCAGCACGGCCGCCGGGACCTACGGCGTCGCCGCGTCGGTACCCGGCAGCAACGCAGAGGGCCGGCTCAGCGGTGTCGCCCCGGCTGCCCGCCTCGCCTTCTACAAGGCGTGCTGGCCGGGCTTCGGCTGCCCGATCGCGGACCTCACCGCCGCGATCGACCGGGCCGTGGCGGACGGCGTCGACGTCATCAACTACTCCGTCACCGGCACCCTCACCGAGCAGCCCCATCTGGAGGCCCTGTTCAACGCGGCCAAGGCGGGCGTGTTCATCGCCGCGGCCGCCAACAACGGCGGCCCGGACTCGGTGCACCACACCGGCCCGTGGGTCACGACGGTCGCCGCAGCCACGCACGACACCCAGTACACCACCTCCCTGGTCCTCGGCGACGGCCGCCGCTACACCCGCGTGGGCCTGAACCCGGGTGCCGGCACTGCCCCGCTGGTCGAGGCAGCCGCCGTACGCAAGGACGGCTCGGACGCCGGCAGGGCCGCGCTGTGCGCGACGGGCACGCTCGACCCGGCACAGGCGAAGGGTAAGATCATCGTCTGCGACCGAGGCGGTGCCGGCACCTGGGAAGACTCCAAGTCGGACGAGGTCCTTGCCGTCGGCGGCAAGGGGCTCGTGTTCACCGACACCCCGGCCTACGACGAGTTCCTGCCCCCGTACGTTTTCTCGGTGCCCACGATCCAGGTCGGCATCGACGACGCGAAGGCGATCCACGCGTACGCCTCTCAGGCCGGCGCGACCGCCCGGTTCACGCCCTCGAAGAGCAGCCACAAGGCCACCCGGGAGATCACCTCCTTCTCCTCCAGCGGCCCGGACCACTTCAGCGATGGTGACCTGCTCAAGCCCGACATCGCCTCCTTCGGCCAGCTCATCCCGGCGGGCGTGGTGCCCGGCAGCGCCAGCTACTACCCCGGCCAGTTCAGCTTCATCGACGGCACTTCGTTGTCGTCCCCGCACATCGCCGGCCTCGCCGCGCTGCTGCGGCAGCTGCACCCCGACTGGTCGCCGATGGAGATCAAGTCGGCGCTGATGACGACGGCCACACCCACCGACGAGAACGGCGACCCCATCGGCCGCAACCTGGCCGACTCCGCCTCGCCCCTCGACTACGGCGCGGGCCTGCCCCGGGTCACCCGGGCCACCGACCCCGGCCTGGTCTACGACTCCACCTCCGCCGACTGGACCGCGTACGTCTGCGCGATCGGCCAGAAGCCGGCCACCGAGGACGGCACCGACGCCTGCGCCACGGCCACCAAGACCGACCCCAGCGACCTCAACTACCCCTCGATCGCGGTCGGCGACCTACTGGGCAGGCAGACCGTGACGCGCACGGTCACCAACGTCACGGCGCAGACCGCCACATACAAGGCGACGCTGCAGACCCCGCCGGGCTTCCGCGCCGAGGTCACCCCGAAGCGGCTGACGCTCGCGCCGGGCGCGTCGGCGTCGTACAAGGTGACGTTCGAGCGGACGAGTGCGGCCCACGACATCTGGTCCTTCGGCTCCCTGACGCTGAGCGACGCGCACAGCCACCACGAGGTCACCAGTCCGATCGCCCTGCGCTCCGTAGCGTTCTCCGCCCCGCGCGAGGCCACGGTCACCGGCACTGGCTCCGCGACGCTGAGGACCGGGGTCGACTGGAACGGCGAGCTGACCGCGAAGGCATCCCTCTACACCGGCGAGAAGACCACCGGCACCCTCACCGGCACCGACCAGGCCGACTTCACCATGAGTCAGCGCACCAACGACGCCGTCGTCAAACACCGCGTCCACGTCCCCGCAGGCGTCCCCTTCACCCGGTTCGCCATCACCTCCGCGGACCACGTCCCCGGCAGCAACCTCGACCTGTACGCCTTCGACACCGACGGCAACCACGTCGGCGACTGGGCCGGCCCCGGCTCCGACGAGCACGTCGACCTGCCGCCCGGCGACTACGACGTCTACGTCCTCCAGTACGAACTGCCGGCCGGCACCACCAGCCAGCAGTACACGCTCTGGAGCTGGAAGGTCGGCCAGAGCACCCCGGCCGTGACACCCACCATCACCCCGGCCCAGCAGCACGTCTCAGCAGGCGACCGTCCGCAGGTCACGGTGTCATGGCCGGATGCCACACGCGGCCAACGGTACGTCGGCGCCGTCGAGTACAGCGACGGCACGACCACCCTCGGACACACGGCGCTGACCGTCACGCCGTAG
- a CDS encoding SDR family oxidoreductase, with protein sequence MALILVTGASSGLGYNTAKALADDGHDVVAHVRDRARLTGAEDTARWKGVLTGDLADLDQVREIARQAGEFGHFDAAIHNAGTMRAPEAGTVNTVAPYLLTALLDKPARLIYLSSSMHRTGSTDLRRLAAGTATYDDSKLWVTTLALAFASRWEGTSSHAVDPGWVPTRMGGPGAPDDLTAGHETQAWLATHHDVTPATGGYWHHRRTQPPHPACRDEEFQARLIRTLETHTGVPLA encoded by the coding sequence ATGGCACTGATCCTGGTGACCGGAGCATCCAGCGGGCTCGGATACAACACGGCGAAGGCACTGGCCGACGACGGGCACGACGTGGTCGCGCACGTCCGCGACCGGGCTCGCCTCACCGGTGCGGAGGACACCGCCCGGTGGAAGGGCGTGCTCACCGGAGACCTCGCCGACCTGGACCAGGTCCGCGAAATCGCCCGGCAGGCCGGCGAGTTCGGACACTTCGACGCGGCCATCCACAACGCCGGCACGATGCGTGCCCCCGAAGCAGGCACTGTCAACACCGTCGCGCCCTACCTGCTGACGGCACTGCTGGACAAACCGGCCAGGCTCATCTACCTCAGCAGCTCCATGCACCGGACCGGCTCCACCGACCTGCGACGGCTGGCCGCCGGAACGGCTACCTACGACGACAGCAAACTGTGGGTCACCACCCTCGCGCTCGCCTTCGCGTCCCGGTGGGAGGGAACCTCCAGCCATGCGGTCGACCCCGGCTGGGTGCCCACCCGTATGGGCGGCCCCGGCGCTCCGGACGACCTGACCGCCGGGCATGAGACGCAGGCCTGGCTCGCCACCCACCACGACGTGACCCCAGCCACCGGCGGCTACTGGCACCACCGGCGGACGCAGCCTCCGCACCCCGCCTGCCGGGACGAAGAGTTCCAGGCCCGCCTCATCCGGACTCTGGAGACCCACACAGGCGTCCCGCTGGCCTGA
- a CDS encoding aldo/keto reductase, translating to MRYGHLGRTGLLVSRIGLGTMDFGYTVDESTSFAVMDTAIEAGINLFDTADVYGGPQTADMAKGYGISEETIGRWLKRGGRRDDIVLATKVYQPMGLGPNDRRLSAYHIRRACEASLRRLQTDHIDLYQMHHIDRATPWEEIWQAMEQLVREGKVSYVGSSNFAGWDVALAQSAATARHFMGLASEQSLYNLAVRAVEMELVPALRHLGIGLIPYSPLHAGLLTGALESAAEGLIRDVSMLERIEAHRDQLEAYEELCRELGARPEHVALAWVLRSPAVSTAVTGAATSEQLRSNLGALSVRLDDEVMERLDRIWPGPGEAPQAYAW from the coding sequence ATGAGATACGGCCACCTGGGCCGCACCGGTCTGCTGGTCAGCCGGATCGGCCTCGGGACGATGGACTTCGGCTACACCGTGGACGAATCGACCAGTTTCGCGGTCATGGACACCGCGATCGAGGCGGGTATCAACCTCTTCGACACCGCCGACGTCTACGGCGGCCCGCAAACAGCGGACATGGCCAAGGGGTACGGCATCTCGGAGGAGACCATCGGCCGGTGGCTGAAGCGCGGCGGGCGCCGCGACGACATCGTCCTGGCCACGAAGGTGTACCAGCCGATGGGACTGGGCCCCAACGACCGCCGGCTGTCCGCCTACCACATCCGGCGCGCGTGCGAGGCGAGCCTACGACGGCTCCAGACGGATCACATCGACCTCTACCAGATGCACCACATCGACCGGGCCACGCCCTGGGAGGAGATCTGGCAGGCGATGGAGCAGTTGGTACGCGAGGGCAAGGTCAGCTACGTCGGCAGCAGCAACTTCGCCGGCTGGGACGTGGCCCTCGCCCAGTCGGCCGCCACCGCACGGCACTTCATGGGCCTGGCCTCGGAACAGAGCCTGTACAACCTCGCCGTACGAGCCGTGGAAATGGAGCTCGTGCCCGCGCTGCGCCACCTCGGCATCGGACTGATCCCCTACAGCCCGCTGCACGCCGGCCTGCTCACCGGCGCACTCGAGTCCGCAGCCGAAGGACTCATCCGGGACGTGTCGATGCTGGAGCGCATCGAAGCACACCGCGACCAGCTCGAAGCGTATGAAGAACTGTGCCGGGAGCTGGGTGCCAGGCCGGAACATGTGGCGCTGGCCTGGGTGTTGCGCAGCCCTGCCGTCTCCACCGCGGTCACCGGAGCGGCGACGAGTGAGCAACTGCGGTCCAACCTCGGTGCGTTGTCCGTACGGTTGGACGACGAGGTCATGGAACGCCTCGACCGTATCTGGCCGGGACCTGGGGAAGCCCCGCAGGCGTATGCCTGGTGA